Proteins from one Mycolicibacter virginiensis genomic window:
- a CDS encoding TetR/AcrR family transcriptional regulator: protein MNVSETTDRPLRKDAERNRKRILEAARDLFASKGLEPNLNDVAHHAGVGVGTVYRRFASKEELLEAIFEDGLNQLADLAEAALQQPDPWQGFVWYVEQMCEITATDRGLREIAFSKSYGGDRVTAAQERLIPVQKRLVERARIDGRLRPELSDTDMPIFGLLAGTVSEFAGHVDAHLWRRFVAILIDGMRCRSDQLPLPVAPLDDDGVQCAMRSWEPAGPCGDRSRE, encoded by the coding sequence GTGAACGTGAGTGAGACGACGGACCGCCCGTTGCGCAAGGACGCCGAGCGCAACAGGAAGCGCATCCTGGAAGCGGCCCGCGACCTGTTTGCCAGCAAGGGACTGGAGCCCAACCTCAACGATGTCGCTCACCATGCGGGCGTAGGGGTGGGCACGGTCTACCGACGGTTCGCCAGCAAAGAGGAGTTGCTCGAGGCGATCTTCGAAGACGGCCTGAACCAGCTGGCGGATTTGGCGGAAGCAGCTCTGCAACAACCAGATCCCTGGCAGGGGTTCGTCTGGTACGTCGAGCAGATGTGTGAGATCACCGCGACCGACCGGGGATTGCGGGAGATCGCCTTCAGCAAGTCATACGGCGGCGATCGCGTGACAGCCGCCCAGGAGCGACTCATTCCCGTTCAGAAGCGCCTCGTCGAACGGGCGCGCATCGACGGTCGCCTGCGCCCGGAACTGTCCGATACCGATATGCCGATCTTCGGTCTGCTGGCCGGCACCGTGAGCGAGTTCGCGGGCCATGTCGACGCACACCTGTGGCGTCGTTTCGTGGCCATCCTTATCGACGGGATGCGCTGTCGCAGTGACCAATTGCCATTGCCGGTGGCCCCGCTCGATGACGACGGAGTCCAGTGCGCGATGCGAAGCTGGGAACCGGCAGGCCCCTGCGGTGACCGCAGCCGCGAATGA
- a CDS encoding acyl-CoA synthetase, which yields MLLTSLAADGANAPDIADAVRIDNTQLSRAELSAASAAVLEDLAGAPTVAVLATPTAQTVLAVTGCLLAGVPVVPVPADVGVAERQHILRDSGAQAWLGDRPDDLAGLPHFPVRAGSSHQLPEPDSRGEDDTALIIYTSGTTGPPKGVQLSRRALAADLDALAQAWQWSPDDVLVHGLPMYHVHGLVLGLLGSLRVGNRFIHTGKPTPEAYAAARGTVYFGVPTVWSRVVADASAAAALRPARLLVSGSAALPVPVFDALVAQTGHAPIERYGSTESLITVSTRVDGERRPGWVGLPLHGVQTKLVADDGAPVPHDGATIGRLAVRGPTLFNGYLNRPDATAEAFDADGWYRTGDVAVIDGDGMHRIVGRESVDLIKTGGFRVGAGEIETALLGHPAVSEVAVVGLPDEDLGQRIVAFVVPSAGGAAQPSDLIDYVGQQLSAHKRPREVRLVDALPRNAMGKVLKKALLT from the coding sequence ATGCTGCTGACCTCGCTGGCTGCCGACGGCGCGAACGCCCCGGACATCGCCGATGCGGTGCGTATCGACAACACCCAACTGAGCCGTGCCGAGTTGAGTGCCGCTTCCGCGGCGGTACTCGAAGACCTTGCTGGTGCGCCGACGGTCGCGGTACTGGCCACCCCTACGGCGCAGACCGTGCTGGCGGTCACCGGCTGTCTGCTTGCCGGGGTACCGGTGGTACCGGTCCCCGCTGACGTCGGCGTCGCGGAACGCCAGCACATCCTGCGTGACTCGGGAGCGCAGGCCTGGCTGGGGGACCGGCCCGACGACCTCGCCGGCCTACCGCACTTCCCGGTGCGCGCCGGATCGTCGCACCAATTGCCCGAACCGGATTCACGCGGCGAAGACGACACCGCGCTGATCATCTACACCTCCGGCACCACCGGCCCGCCCAAAGGCGTGCAACTGAGCCGGCGGGCGCTGGCCGCGGACCTGGACGCACTGGCGCAGGCCTGGCAGTGGAGCCCCGATGACGTGCTGGTGCACGGCTTGCCGATGTACCACGTGCACGGCTTGGTCTTGGGCCTGTTGGGTTCGTTGCGGGTGGGCAACCGTTTCATACACACCGGAAAGCCGACGCCGGAGGCATACGCGGCTGCACGCGGCACGGTGTATTTCGGGGTGCCCACCGTGTGGTCGCGGGTGGTGGCCGACGCGAGCGCTGCCGCGGCGCTGCGGCCCGCGCGGTTGCTGGTCTCGGGCAGCGCGGCGCTCCCCGTCCCGGTGTTCGACGCCCTCGTTGCCCAGACCGGTCATGCCCCCATCGAGCGGTATGGCAGCACCGAGTCGCTGATCACGGTGAGTACCCGGGTTGACGGCGAGCGGCGCCCGGGATGGGTGGGTCTGCCGTTGCACGGGGTGCAGACCAAGCTCGTCGCGGATGACGGCGCCCCGGTGCCGCACGACGGCGCGACGATCGGCCGGCTCGCGGTGCGGGGGCCGACGCTGTTCAACGGTTATCTCAACCGGCCCGACGCCACCGCCGAGGCGTTCGACGCCGATGGGTGGTACCGCACCGGGGATGTGGCGGTGATCGACGGCGACGGCATGCATCGGATTGTCGGCCGCGAATCGGTCGATCTGATCAAGACCGGCGGCTTCCGGGTCGGGGCCGGAGAGATCGAGACGGCGTTGCTGGGTCATCCCGCGGTTTCCGAAGTGGCCGTCGTCGGATTGCCCGACGAAGACCTGGGGCAGCGGATCGTTGCGTTCGTCGTACCCTCGGCCGGCGGCGCTGCGCAGCCCAGCGACTTGATCGACTATGTCGGTCAACAGCTGTCGGCGCACAAGCGGCCTCGCGAGGTACGGCTCGTGGATGCCTTGCCGCGCAACGCGATGGGAAAGGTGCTCAAGAAAGCGCTGCTGACGTAG
- a CDS encoding MmpS family transport accessory protein: MKRLISRVWLPALIVTAVAAGAVTVAQLRTVFGAHPVVVTDLSSDNAEDFNPKFVTYEIFGSGTTAVINYMDLEGKPQRVTDVALPWTLTLQTTLPSVMPNILAQGDGDSISCRVTVDDEVKQERTATGVNAETFCFVKAA, from the coding sequence ATGAAAAGGCTGATCAGCCGGGTTTGGCTGCCCGCTTTGATCGTGACGGCTGTTGCGGCAGGAGCTGTCACGGTCGCCCAGCTGCGGACCGTGTTCGGTGCGCATCCGGTCGTGGTGACCGACTTGTCTTCGGACAACGCCGAGGACTTCAACCCGAAGTTCGTGACATACGAGATCTTCGGCTCGGGCACCACTGCCGTCATCAACTACATGGACCTCGAAGGTAAGCCGCAGCGCGTCACCGATGTGGCGCTGCCGTGGACCCTGACTCTGCAGACCACCTTGCCCTCGGTGATGCCCAACATCCTGGCCCAGGGCGACGGCGACAGCATCAGCTGCCGGGTGACCGTCGACGACGAGGTCAAACAGGAAAGGACGGCTACCGGAGTGAACGCCGAAACCTTCTGCTTTGTGAAGGCCGCATGA
- a CDS encoding RND family transporter — MSAPTAGAPTEPIPAARHAARPRLPRFIRKFAVPIILAWIAFVAVLNIVVPQLEEVGKMRAVSMSPNDAPSMIATKRVGKVFEEYDTSSSVMIVLEGEEPLGAAAHEFYDQMVRDLRADTAHVQHVQDFWGDTLTAKGAQSADGKAAYVQVYIAGDQGETLANESVDAVRHIASEGPAPAGVKAYVTGPAATSSDQNHVGDKSMETIEMLTFAVITVMLLGVYRSIITTLIVLLMVVFELSAARGLVAFLGFHNLFGLTTFATNMLVTLAIAASTDYAIFLIGRYQEARKAGEDRETAYYSMFHGTAHVVLASGLTIAGATFCLHFTRLPYFQTMGFPLSIGMVIVVAAALTLGPAVISVCSRFGRVLEPKRVSRSTGWHRVGTATVRWPGAILVAAVAAALIGLLTLPGYHTSYNDRIYLPDDVAANVGYSAAFRHFSQAKMNPDLMMIETDRDLRNPADFLVIDKIAKALKNVHGIAQVQTITRPDGDPIKHSTIPYTVGQSGTAQLMNNDYMQTNLENLLKQADDLQASIDSMTEMMSIQQDLAEVSQRMADKMSNTAVDIGEMRDHMADFDDFFRVFRNYFYWEPHCFDIPICHALRSIFDALDGVDTMSGDFDELVPDMQRMAELMPRMVAVMPAQIQSMKNQKQTLLNQYQVQKAQQDQNIAMQENSTAMGEAFDAAKNDDSFYLPPEAFDTADFKRGIKLFMSPDGHAVRFTIIHQGDPLTPEGISRVESLKVAAADAIKGTPFEGAKIYLGGSAAMFYDMQQGANYDLLIVATAALILIFIIMMVLTRAVVAATVIVGTVVLSLGSAFGLSVLIWQHIVGIPLHWMVLPMSVIVLLAVGADYNLLLVSRIKEEIHAGLHTGLIRAMVGTGAVVTAAGLVFAFTMASMAVSALIVIGQVGTTIGLGLLFDTLIVRSLMTPSVATLLGRWFWWPQVVRPRPVPQPWPQPIQRDPAKEEQALV, encoded by the coding sequence ATGAGCGCGCCGACGGCCGGAGCGCCGACCGAACCCATTCCGGCAGCGCGTCACGCTGCGCGCCCGCGGCTTCCCCGATTCATCCGGAAGTTCGCGGTGCCGATCATCCTGGCCTGGATCGCCTTCGTCGCCGTACTGAACATCGTCGTGCCGCAGCTCGAGGAAGTCGGCAAGATGCGTGCGGTGTCGATGAGTCCCAACGACGCACCGTCGATGATCGCTACCAAGCGCGTCGGAAAGGTGTTCGAAGAGTACGACACTTCCAGCTCGGTGATGATCGTGCTCGAAGGCGAAGAGCCGCTGGGGGCGGCGGCACACGAGTTCTATGACCAGATGGTGCGCGATCTGCGTGCCGACACCGCCCACGTGCAGCACGTCCAAGACTTCTGGGGCGACACACTGACTGCCAAGGGGGCACAGAGCGCCGACGGCAAGGCTGCCTACGTTCAGGTCTACATCGCCGGTGACCAAGGGGAGACGCTGGCCAACGAGTCGGTGGACGCGGTGCGCCACATCGCGTCCGAAGGGCCCGCCCCGGCCGGCGTGAAGGCCTACGTGACGGGGCCGGCGGCAACAAGTTCCGACCAGAACCACGTCGGCGACAAGAGCATGGAAACCATCGAGATGCTCACCTTCGCCGTCATCACGGTGATGTTGTTGGGCGTCTACCGATCCATCATCACCACGCTGATCGTGCTGCTGATGGTCGTCTTCGAACTGTCGGCCGCCCGAGGACTGGTGGCATTCCTGGGATTCCACAACCTGTTCGGCCTCACGACCTTCGCGACCAACATGCTGGTGACGTTGGCCATCGCCGCCTCCACCGATTACGCGATCTTCCTGATCGGTCGATATCAGGAGGCGCGCAAAGCCGGCGAAGATCGAGAAACCGCTTATTACAGCATGTTCCACGGAACCGCGCATGTGGTGCTGGCCTCCGGGCTGACCATTGCCGGGGCCACCTTCTGCCTGCACTTCACTCGGCTGCCGTACTTCCAGACGATGGGTTTCCCGCTGTCGATCGGCATGGTGATCGTGGTCGCCGCGGCGTTGACCCTGGGGCCCGCGGTCATCTCGGTGTGCAGTCGCTTCGGGCGTGTGCTGGAACCCAAGCGCGTCAGCCGGTCGACCGGGTGGCACCGGGTCGGTACGGCCACCGTCCGCTGGCCCGGCGCGATCCTCGTGGCCGCCGTCGCCGCCGCGCTGATCGGCCTGCTCACGCTGCCCGGATATCACACCAGCTACAACGACCGCATCTACCTGCCCGATGACGTCGCGGCGAACGTGGGCTACTCAGCGGCGTTCCGGCACTTCTCCCAGGCGAAGATGAACCCGGACCTGATGATGATCGAAACCGATCGGGATCTGCGTAACCCGGCCGACTTCCTGGTGATCGACAAGATCGCGAAGGCCCTCAAGAACGTGCACGGCATCGCCCAGGTGCAGACCATCACCCGCCCCGACGGGGACCCGATCAAACATTCCACGATCCCCTACACCGTCGGCCAAAGTGGCACGGCCCAGTTGATGAACAACGACTATATGCAGACCAACCTGGAGAACCTGCTCAAGCAGGCCGATGATCTGCAGGCCAGCATCGACTCGATGACCGAGATGATGAGCATCCAGCAGGATCTGGCCGAGGTGTCGCAGCGGATGGCCGACAAGATGTCCAACACGGCCGTCGACATCGGCGAAATGCGGGACCACATGGCTGATTTCGACGACTTCTTCCGGGTGTTCCGCAACTACTTCTACTGGGAACCGCACTGCTTCGACATCCCCATCTGCCATGCTCTGCGGTCGATCTTCGACGCCCTGGACGGCGTCGACACGATGTCCGGTGACTTCGACGAGCTGGTTCCCGACATGCAACGGATGGCCGAGCTGATGCCGCGGATGGTTGCGGTGATGCCGGCGCAGATCCAGTCGATGAAGAATCAGAAGCAGACGTTGCTCAACCAGTACCAGGTGCAGAAAGCCCAGCAGGACCAGAACATCGCGATGCAGGAGAATTCCACCGCGATGGGCGAGGCGTTCGACGCCGCCAAGAACGACGATTCGTTCTACCTGCCGCCGGAGGCCTTCGACACCGCCGACTTCAAGCGCGGCATCAAGCTGTTCATGTCGCCGGACGGTCATGCGGTGCGGTTCACCATCATTCACCAGGGTGACCCGTTGACTCCCGAGGGAATATCACGTGTCGAATCGCTGAAGGTCGCGGCGGCCGACGCGATCAAGGGAACGCCGTTCGAGGGGGCCAAGATCTACCTCGGCGGCAGCGCGGCGATGTTCTACGACATGCAGCAGGGCGCCAACTACGACTTGCTGATCGTGGCGACGGCCGCACTGATCCTGATCTTCATCATCATGATGGTGTTGACCCGCGCGGTGGTCGCCGCGACGGTGATCGTCGGCACGGTGGTGCTCAGTCTCGGTTCGGCGTTCGGGCTGTCGGTGCTGATCTGGCAACACATCGTGGGCATTCCGCTGCACTGGATGGTGCTGCCGATGTCGGTCATCGTGCTGCTCGCCGTCGGTGCGGATTACAACCTGCTACTGGTCTCGCGGATCAAGGAGGAGATCCACGCGGGCCTGCACACCGGGCTGATTCGCGCCATGGTCGGCACCGGTGCCGTGGTCACGGCCGCGGGTCTGGTGTTCGCCTTCACCATGGCCTCCATGGCGGTCAGCGCCTTGATCGTGATCGGGCAGGTCGGCACGACCATCGGGCTGGGTCTGCTCTTCGACACCCTGATCGTTCGGTCGCTGATGACACCGTCGGTTGCGACCCTGCTCGGGCGCTGGTTCTGGTGGCCGCAGGTCGTGCGTCCTCGGCCGGTTCCGCAGCCCTGGCCGCAGCCGATCCAGCGGGACCCCGCGAAGGAGGAGCAGGCGCTGGTCTAG
- the dapC gene encoding succinyldiaminopimelate transaminase, whose amino-acid sequence MRGGRSAALPTFPWDTLAEATALAKAHPDGIVDLSVGTPVDPVAPVIREALAAASSAPGYPTTAGTAALRASAVAALQRRYGITGLAESAVLPVIGTKELIAWLPSLLGLGDQDVVVVPELAYPTYEVGARLAGARWVRSDAPQSLDGPPPALVYLNSPSNPTGAIATADELRAVVGWAREHDVLVVSDECYLGLGWDSEPRSVLHPAVCDGDHRGLLAVHSLSKTSSLAGYRAGFVAGDAVVVAELLAVRKHAGMMVPTPIQAAMVAALDDDAHEQQQRERYARRRATLLPAMQAAGFTIELSQGGLYLWATRGEACRNTVDWLAQRGILVAPGEFYGPAGAQYVRVALTATDERIAAAAARLG is encoded by the coding sequence GTGCGCGGCGGCAGATCGGCCGCACTGCCGACATTTCCCTGGGACACCCTGGCCGAGGCGACGGCGCTGGCCAAGGCGCATCCCGACGGCATCGTCGACCTGTCCGTCGGCACCCCGGTCGATCCGGTGGCCCCGGTCATCCGCGAGGCACTGGCTGCGGCTTCCTCCGCGCCGGGGTATCCCACCACCGCCGGCACTGCGGCGCTGCGCGCCTCGGCGGTCGCCGCACTGCAACGGCGTTACGGGATCACCGGCCTGGCCGAGTCGGCGGTGCTGCCCGTCATCGGCACCAAAGAACTCATCGCCTGGCTGCCGAGCCTGCTCGGCCTCGGCGACCAGGATGTGGTCGTGGTCCCCGAACTGGCCTACCCGACCTACGAAGTGGGTGCCCGGCTGGCCGGGGCGCGGTGGGTGCGCAGCGATGCCCCGCAGTCACTCGACGGCCCGCCGCCGGCCCTGGTGTACCTGAATTCGCCGAGCAACCCGACCGGGGCGATCGCGACCGCCGACGAGCTGCGCGCCGTCGTGGGCTGGGCCCGCGAGCACGACGTCCTGGTGGTCTCCGACGAGTGCTACCTGGGCCTGGGCTGGGACTCCGAGCCGCGGTCGGTGCTGCACCCGGCGGTGTGCGACGGCGACCACCGCGGCCTGCTGGCGGTGCATTCGCTGTCGAAGACCTCCTCGCTGGCGGGGTACCGAGCCGGTTTCGTCGCCGGGGACGCCGTGGTGGTGGCCGAACTGCTCGCGGTCCGCAAACACGCCGGGATGATGGTTCCCACCCCGATTCAGGCCGCCATGGTCGCGGCCCTCGACGACGACGCCCACGAGCAGCAGCAGCGTGAGCGCTACGCCCGCCGCCGCGCGACGCTGCTGCCGGCGATGCAGGCGGCCGGCTTCACCATCGAGCTGTCGCAGGGCGGGCTCTACCTGTGGGCCACCCGCGGCGAGGCGTGCCGCAACACCGTCGACTGGCTGGCCCAGCGCGGCATCTTGGTAGCGCCCGGAGAGTTCTACGGCCCGGCCGGCGCCCAGTACGTGCGGGTGGCGCTCACGGCCACCGACGAGCGGATCGCCGCGGCGGCGGCCCGGCTGGGTTAG
- a CDS encoding carboxymuconolactone decarboxylase family protein, which produces MSHYQEVLNELNPQHRDLRQQIPGVYQAFGEMSKATFESGALERKVKELMAMAMGVVQGCDGCIASHARAAARAGATKQEAAEAIGVSILMHGGPATIYGARAYTAFCEFADDTD; this is translated from the coding sequence ATGAGTCATTACCAGGAAGTCCTCAACGAGCTGAACCCGCAGCACCGCGACCTTCGGCAACAGATTCCCGGCGTCTACCAAGCGTTCGGCGAAATGAGCAAGGCCACCTTCGAATCCGGCGCCTTGGAGCGCAAGGTCAAAGAGCTGATGGCGATGGCGATGGGCGTGGTGCAGGGCTGCGACGGCTGCATCGCCTCACACGCACGGGCGGCGGCACGCGCCGGTGCCACCAAGCAAGAGGCCGCCGAGGCCATCGGCGTCAGCATTCTCATGCACGGCGGGCCGGCCACCATTTACGGGGCTCGTGCCTACACGGCGTTCTGCGAATTCGCCGACGACACGGATTAA
- the pruA gene encoding L-glutamate gamma-semialdehyde dehydrogenase, giving the protein MDAITEVPVPVNEPVHDYAPGSAERTRLRTALAALADQPRDLPHIIAGRHRMGDGARIDIAQPHRHAAVLGTLTNATHADATAAVEAAAAAKSDWAATPFDERAAIFLRAADLLAGPWRETIAASGMLGQSKTVYQAEIDAPCELIDFWRFNVAFARQILTQQPISSPGVWNRSDYRPLDGFVYAITPFNFSSIAGNLPTAPALMGNTVIWKPSVTQTLAAYLTMQLLQEAGLPPGVINLLTGDGYAVSEVALADSRLAGIHFTGSTETFRALWRQVGANIDRYGSYPRLVGETGGKDFVVAHASARPDVLRTALIRGAFDYQGQKCSAASRAYIPRSLWRRFGDDLLAATAELRYGDVTDLTNFGGALIDGRAFAKNVRAIERAKAATGVEIAVGGEYDDSVGYFVRPTVLLSDDPADEMFSTEYFGPLLSVHVYADEQYAQILDLIDTGSRYALTGAVIAEDRHAVRTALQRLRFAAGNFYVNDKPTGAVVGQQPFGGSRNSGTNDKAGSPLNLLRWTSARTIKETFLPPTEHGYPHMAMPPT; this is encoded by the coding sequence ATGGACGCCATCACCGAAGTACCGGTTCCGGTCAACGAGCCCGTCCACGACTACGCCCCGGGCTCGGCGGAACGCACCCGACTGCGCACCGCACTGGCCGCGCTCGCCGACCAACCCCGCGACTTGCCGCACATCATCGCCGGCCGGCATCGGATGGGCGACGGTGCGCGCATCGACATCGCCCAGCCGCACCGACACGCCGCCGTGCTGGGCACGCTGACCAACGCTACCCACGCCGACGCCACCGCCGCGGTCGAAGCCGCCGCCGCGGCCAAGAGCGACTGGGCGGCAACCCCGTTCGACGAACGCGCGGCCATCTTCCTGCGTGCCGCCGACCTACTGGCCGGTCCGTGGCGAGAGACCATCGCCGCCTCGGGCATGCTCGGCCAGTCCAAGACCGTCTATCAGGCCGAGATCGACGCGCCGTGCGAACTCATCGACTTCTGGCGGTTCAATGTCGCTTTCGCCCGCCAGATCCTGACGCAGCAACCCATCAGCAGCCCGGGAGTGTGGAACCGCAGCGACTACCGGCCGCTGGACGGCTTCGTCTACGCCATCACCCCGTTCAACTTCTCCTCGATCGCCGGCAACCTGCCCACCGCCCCGGCGCTGATGGGCAACACGGTGATCTGGAAGCCGTCCGTCACCCAGACCCTCGCCGCCTACCTGACCATGCAGCTGCTGCAGGAGGCCGGATTGCCACCGGGGGTGATCAACCTGCTCACCGGTGACGGCTACGCGGTTTCCGAGGTGGCGCTGGCGGATTCGCGGTTGGCCGGAATCCACTTCACCGGCTCGACGGAGACTTTCCGCGCGCTGTGGCGACAGGTGGGCGCCAACATCGACCGATACGGCAGCTACCCACGACTGGTGGGGGAGACCGGTGGCAAGGACTTCGTGGTGGCGCATGCTTCGGCGCGGCCGGACGTGCTGCGTACTGCGCTGATTCGGGGTGCCTTCGACTACCAGGGGCAGAAGTGCTCGGCCGCCTCGCGGGCATACATTCCGCGCTCGTTGTGGCGGCGATTCGGCGACGACCTGCTGGCCGCCACAGCGGAGCTACGCTACGGCGACGTCACCGACCTGACCAATTTCGGTGGCGCGCTGATCGACGGGCGGGCGTTCGCCAAGAACGTGCGTGCTATCGAGCGTGCCAAGGCCGCCACCGGAGTCGAGATCGCGGTCGGCGGTGAATACGACGACAGCGTGGGTTACTTCGTGCGGCCCACAGTGCTGCTCTCCGACGATCCGGCCGACGAGATGTTCAGCACGGAGTACTTCGGCCCGCTGCTGTCGGTGCACGTCTATGCCGACGAGCAGTACGCGCAGATTCTCGACCTCATCGACACCGGATCGCGCTACGCGCTGACCGGGGCGGTTATCGCAGAGGACCGGCACGCGGTGCGTACCGCGTTGCAGCGGTTGCGGTTTGCCGCCGGGAACTTCTACGTCAACGACAAACCGACCGGTGCGGTGGTGGGGCAGCAGCCGTTTGGCGGGTCGCGCAACTCGGGAACCAACGACAAGGCGGGTTCACCGCTGAACCTGCTGCGCTGGACGTCGGCGCGAACGATCAAAGAGACCTTCCTTCCGCCCACCGAGCACGGTTACCCGCACATGGCGATGCCGCCGACCTGA
- a CDS encoding PadR family transcriptional regulator, with translation MALPHAILVSLSEQSGSGYELAHRFDRSIGYFWSATHQQIYRTLRAMEADGWVQVTEVAQQGRPDKKVYTVAEAGRAELARWIAAPLAGRGSSVVDNRLRELAVKIRGAGHSDRATVREQALALRAERGERLDVYRALEKKQFPDPRSLTGAALHQYLVLRGGIRAEESAIDWLDEVEQALR, from the coding sequence GTGGCACTTCCGCACGCGATCCTGGTGTCGTTGAGCGAGCAGTCGGGTTCGGGCTACGAGCTCGCGCACCGCTTCGACCGCTCGATCGGCTATTTCTGGAGCGCCACTCACCAGCAGATCTACCGGACGCTGCGGGCAATGGAGGCCGACGGCTGGGTGCAGGTCACCGAGGTGGCCCAGCAAGGCCGCCCGGACAAGAAGGTCTACACCGTCGCCGAGGCCGGCCGCGCGGAGCTGGCCCGCTGGATCGCGGCCCCACTGGCCGGGCGCGGAAGCTCGGTGGTGGACAACCGGCTGCGCGAACTGGCCGTCAAGATCCGGGGCGCCGGCCACAGCGACCGCGCCACGGTGCGCGAGCAGGCGCTTGCCCTGCGCGCCGAACGTGGCGAGCGATTGGACGTCTACCGCGCACTGGAGAAGAAGCAGTTCCCGGATCCCCGATCGCTGACCGGCGCCGCGCTACATCAGTACCTGGTGCTGCGCGGCGGCATTCGGGCGGAGGAGAGCGCAATTGACTGGCTTGACGAGGTTGAGCAGGCACTGAGGTGA
- a CDS encoding helix-turn-helix transcriptional regulator: MHDQSAQRQGTARSQRLPRNQQRDRVLRLVGAASGAVDAAELAERMNLHVTTVRFHLDALCEDGAVARTRIKRDGVGRPRTGYVAVRDRLDYRSLAEILAMELGETAAERQERAERAGQRWADRILASDDTAAESPAAPNGSAAGIDECADRIAGIFARMGFGAELTAATEGDDNDRRRTILLHACPVRDLARVHPEVSCAMHRGLLRGLLNAENAPGGSAELEPFVEPELCIAKVIGS, encoded by the coding sequence ATGCACGACCAGTCCGCCCAGCGGCAGGGCACCGCTCGCAGTCAGCGGTTGCCACGCAACCAGCAACGAGACCGAGTGCTGCGGTTGGTGGGCGCTGCCAGTGGTGCAGTCGACGCCGCCGAGCTCGCCGAGCGGATGAACCTGCACGTCACCACGGTGCGCTTCCACCTCGATGCGCTGTGTGAGGACGGGGCGGTCGCCCGGACCCGGATCAAACGCGACGGCGTCGGGCGGCCTCGCACCGGCTACGTGGCGGTCCGCGACCGGCTGGATTACCGCAGCCTCGCCGAGATATTGGCCATGGAGCTCGGCGAGACCGCCGCTGAGCGCCAGGAGCGTGCCGAACGAGCGGGCCAGCGCTGGGCCGACCGGATCCTGGCCTCCGACGACACCGCCGCCGAGAGCCCCGCCGCCCCGAACGGATCGGCCGCCGGTATCGACGAGTGCGCCGACCGGATCGCCGGGATTTTCGCGCGGATGGGGTTCGGCGCGGAACTGACCGCGGCGACCGAAGGCGACGACAACGACCGCCGGCGCACGATTCTGCTGCACGCGTGCCCGGTTCGCGACTTGGCCCGAGTACACCCCGAGGTCAGTTGTGCCATGCACCGGGGCCTGCTGCGTGGGCTGCTCAACGCCGAGAACGCTCCCGGCGGCAGCGCAGAGTTGGAACCGTTCGTCGAACCGGAACTGTGCATCGCCAAGGTGATCGGCAGCTGA
- a CDS encoding pseudouridine-5'-phosphate glycosidase, with protein sequence MRIHPEVAEALAAGRAVVALESTIISHGLPRPDNLRIARAIEHAVRSAGAVPATIAIIDGQPHIGLDDDALHRIAIGSTAIKISVREIAMLAAVAGDGATTVAATAHLAAAAGITVFATGGLGGVHRGAQHSYDESADLTTLSRTPVLVVCSGVKSILDIGATLERLETLSVGVIGYRTDRFPAFYLADSGHPLDWWVQTPKQAAAVLRARDRLGTDGYGLVLANPIPADAELDRELHDRVLAEGLAAARAADIHGKDVTPFLLDYFHRETHGASVAANVALVLANARVAAEIAVAYAAG encoded by the coding sequence ATGCGCATCCATCCCGAGGTCGCCGAGGCGCTGGCCGCCGGGCGGGCCGTGGTGGCGTTGGAGAGCACGATCATCAGCCACGGTCTGCCGCGTCCGGACAATCTGCGCATTGCCCGCGCCATCGAGCATGCCGTCCGATCCGCGGGCGCGGTACCGGCCACCATCGCGATCATCGACGGCCAGCCACACATCGGCCTCGACGATGATGCGCTGCATCGCATCGCCATTGGGAGCACGGCGATCAAGATCAGTGTCCGCGAGATCGCGATGCTGGCAGCGGTGGCCGGCGACGGTGCGACCACGGTCGCCGCGACCGCGCACCTGGCGGCGGCAGCCGGCATCACGGTGTTCGCCACCGGCGGGTTGGGCGGTGTGCATCGCGGCGCACAGCACAGCTACGACGAGTCCGCGGATCTGACCACGTTGTCGCGCACCCCGGTGCTGGTGGTGTGTTCGGGCGTGAAGTCGATCCTGGACATCGGTGCGACGTTGGAGCGGTTGGAGACGCTGTCGGTGGGGGTTATCGGCTACCGCACCGACCGCTTTCCGGCCTTCTACCTCGCCGACTCCGGCCACCCACTCGACTGGTGGGTCCAGACGCCCAAACAGGCTGCCGCGGTGCTGCGGGCTCGCGACCGGCTGGGCACCGACGGCTACGGCCTGGTGCTGGCCAACCCGATTCCCGCCGACGCCGAGCTGGACCGCGAACTACATGACCGGGTGCTGGCTGAAGGATTGGCAGCCGCGCGGGCCGCGGACATCCACGGCAAGGACGTCACCCCGTTCCTGCTGGACTATTTCCACCGCGAGACGCACGGCGCATCGGTGGCCGCCAACGTCGCACTGGTGCTGGCCAATGCGCGGGTGGCCGCCGAGATCGCCGTGGCCTACGCCGCCGGGTGA